The Acidobacteriota bacterium genome has a segment encoding these proteins:
- the moaC gene encoding cyclic pyranopterin monophosphate synthase MoaC: MAQLSHLDRKGRARMVDIGEKPVTRREAEASAFVKLGPETLRLVRANGLAKGDVLSTARLAGIQAAKRTAELIPLTHPLPLDNVAVELDLEKTGLRVRCRVSLEAKTGAEMEALTGAAVAALTVYDMVKAVERGAEIVRLRLDSKSGGKTGVYRRRT; the protein is encoded by the coding sequence ATGGCCCAGCTCAGCCACCTAGACCGCAAGGGCCGGGCCCGGATGGTGGATATCGGGGAGAAGCCCGTCACCCGGCGCGAGGCGGAGGCCTCGGCCTTCGTCAAGCTCGGCCCGGAGACGCTCCGGCTGGTGCGGGCCAACGGCCTGGCCAAGGGCGACGTCCTCAGCACGGCCCGGCTGGCCGGCATCCAGGCGGCCAAGCGGACCGCCGAGCTGATCCCCCTGACCCATCCCCTGCCGCTCGACAACGTCGCCGTCGAGCTGGACCTCGAGAAGACCGGCCTGCGCGTCCGTTGCCGCGTCTCGCTCGAGGCCAAAACGGGCGCCGAGATGGAGGCCCTGACCGGCGCCGCCGTCGCCGCCCTGACGGTTTACGACATGGTCAAGGCCGTCGAGCGCGGGGCCGAGATCGTCCGGCTGCGACTCGACTCCAAGAGCGGCGGCAAGACCGGGGTCTACCGGAGACGGACATGA
- a CDS encoding M14 family metallopeptidase produces MKKTARILGSLALFALAASLVPPAASAQTPPAKPQTPSGAQGQGPQGEPFPLPPVPPVPPPPAPPASGPVTTAEASAYAATSTYAEVMAFIRGLQELSPLVRVETIAASTEGRDIPLLVIGKPVPRDPLALRYDKRIVVYIQANIHAGEVEGKESALMLVRDILLDPKLPYLDRIVLLVAPIFNADGNDKMDPRNRYGQVGPEKGSGVRHNGQNLDLNRDAMKLESPEMRGLVRNVLLRWDPALLVDCHTTDGSFHQEPVTYSWPLCPNGDAAVLKYARDRMLPAVDAALEKKYGTLAVPYGDPMDFRDMGKGWRTFGPEPRYMTNYIGLRGRLSVLIENYNYADFRTRVAGNYHMLQALLDYCGANAAEIQKLVADADARTIQAGLAPAEAGAFGLDIEVRPLPGTISILGYEMEAPAAPAEGSPAGPFPRLRPTDRSKTYTMPYYADFEPKRSVRLPFAYLITAGGTEVLGKLRQHGVAVERLTEPAALEAEAFRIKEVKGAERLYQGHRTDSVKGDYAVEKRDFPKGTLLVRTAQPLGRLAACLLEPESDDGLLLWNFFDRDIVAQWGRSPQTYPVYKLCAPVNLPSEGID; encoded by the coding sequence ATGAAGAAGACCGCCCGGATCCTTGGCTCTCTAGCCCTTTTCGCCCTCGCCGCCTCGCTCGTCCCGCCAGCCGCGTCCGCCCAGACGCCTCCGGCCAAGCCGCAGACCCCTAGCGGAGCCCAGGGCCAGGGCCCGCAGGGCGAGCCTTTTCCGCTGCCGCCGGTCCCCCCGGTTCCGCCGCCGCCCGCGCCGCCGGCTTCCGGCCCGGTGACGACGGCCGAAGCCTCCGCTTACGCCGCGACCTCGACCTACGCCGAGGTCATGGCCTTCATCCGCGGCCTCCAGGAGCTTTCCCCCCTCGTCCGGGTCGAGACGATCGCCGCGTCGACCGAAGGGCGGGACATCCCGCTCCTGGTCATCGGCAAGCCGGTCCCCCGCGACCCGCTGGCCCTGCGCTATGACAAGCGGATCGTCGTCTATATCCAGGCCAACATCCACGCCGGCGAGGTCGAGGGCAAGGAATCGGCCCTGATGCTCGTCCGCGACATCCTCCTCGATCCCAAGCTGCCCTACCTCGACCGGATCGTCCTGCTCGTCGCGCCGATCTTCAACGCCGACGGCAACGACAAGATGGACCCCCGCAACCGCTACGGCCAGGTCGGCCCGGAGAAGGGCTCGGGCGTCCGCCACAACGGCCAGAACCTCGATCTCAACCGCGACGCCATGAAGCTCGAGAGCCCGGAGATGCGGGGCCTCGTCCGCAACGTCCTGCTGCGCTGGGACCCGGCCCTTCTCGTCGACTGCCACACGACCGACGGCTCCTTCCACCAGGAGCCGGTCACCTACTCCTGGCCGCTCTGCCCGAACGGCGACGCCGCGGTACTGAAGTACGCCCGCGACAGGATGCTGCCGGCCGTCGACGCCGCGCTCGAGAAGAAATACGGCACCCTCGCGGTCCCCTACGGCGACCCCATGGACTTCCGGGACATGGGCAAGGGCTGGCGGACCTTCGGCCCCGAGCCCCGCTACATGACCAATTACATCGGCCTGCGCGGCCGCCTCTCCGTCCTGATCGAGAACTACAATTACGCCGACTTCAGGACCCGGGTCGCCGGAAACTACCACATGCTCCAGGCCCTGCTCGACTACTGCGGCGCCAACGCCGCCGAGATCCAGAAGCTCGTGGCCGACGCCGACGCCCGGACGATCCAGGCCGGCCTGGCCCCGGCCGAGGCCGGCGCGTTCGGGCTCGACATCGAGGTCCGGCCCCTGCCCGGCACGATCTCGATCCTCGGCTACGAGATGGAAGCCCCGGCCGCGCCCGCCGAAGGATCACCCGCCGGACCCTTCCCGCGCCTGCGGCCGACCGACAGGTCCAAGACCTACACCATGCCTTATTACGCCGACTTCGAGCCCAAGCGCTCCGTTCGGCTGCCCTTCGCCTACCTGATAACGGCCGGGGGTACGGAGGTCCTCGGCAAGCTGCGCCAGCACGGCGTCGCCGTCGAGCGTCTGACCGAGCCGGCGGCCCTCGAGGCCGAGGCCTTCCGCATCAAGGAGGTCAAGGGAGCGGAGCGCCTCTACCAGGGCCACCGGACCGACTCGGTCAAGGGAGACTATGCCGTCGAGAAGCGGGACTTCCCCAAGGGCACGCTGCTCGTCCGGACGGCCCAGCCGCTCGGCCGGCTGGCCGCCTGCCTCCTCGAGCCGGAGAGCGACGACGGACTGCTCCTCTGGAACTTCTTCGACCGTGACATCGTCGCCCAGTGGGGCCGCAGCCCGCAGACCTACCCCGTGTACAAGCTTTGCGCGCCGGTGAACCTGCCGTCAGAAGGGATCGATTAG
- a CDS encoding substrate-binding domain-containing protein codes for MRRSLKFHRLSGCVLACVAGGWLLAAAAAAGPGIAPLAETNGPPRDQPRQPARALMLATTTSVDATGLLDVLADAFKRDSGIALRWIAVGTGAALKQARDGNADVVIVHARKLEDEFLRDGFGVNRRVFARNYFMLVGPPGDPAGVAGAPSVAEALGRIRAKGAAFVSRGDKSGTHARELELWALAGGQPGAGYLETGQGMAETLRVAAERRAYTLTDSATFYASKGLEGLRLVFGDAPELENIYAVIAVDPVRVPAARYGEAMAFIAFLTSPRGQKIIGEFRGRAGRPLFEPLAGVAGVDLVK; via the coding sequence GTGCGCCGCTCGCTCAAGTTCCACCGCCTGTCCGGGTGCGTCCTGGCCTGCGTCGCCGGGGGATGGCTGCTCGCCGCCGCCGCGGCCGCCGGCCCCGGGATCGCGCCTCTCGCCGAGACGAACGGCCCCCCTCGGGATCAGCCCCGTCAGCCCGCGCGGGCTTTGATGCTGGCCACGACGACGAGCGTCGACGCCACCGGGCTTCTCGACGTCCTGGCCGACGCCTTCAAGCGGGATTCGGGCATAGCGCTCAGATGGATCGCCGTGGGCACGGGCGCGGCCCTCAAGCAGGCCCGCGACGGCAACGCCGACGTCGTCATCGTCCACGCCCGCAAGCTCGAGGATGAATTCCTCCGCGACGGCTTCGGGGTCAACCGCCGGGTCTTCGCCCGGAACTACTTCATGCTCGTCGGCCCGCCCGGCGACCCGGCCGGCGTCGCCGGCGCCCCCTCCGTCGCCGAGGCCCTCGGCCGCATCCGGGCGAAGGGCGCCGCCTTCGTCAGCCGCGGCGACAAGTCCGGGACGCACGCCCGGGAGCTCGAGCTCTGGGCCCTGGCCGGCGGCCAGCCCGGCGCGGGCTATCTCGAGACGGGCCAGGGCATGGCCGAGACCCTCCGCGTCGCCGCCGAGCGGCGGGCCTACACCCTGACCGACAGCGCGACCTTCTACGCCTCGAAGGGCCTCGAAGGGCTCCGCCTCGTCTTCGGGGACGCCCCCGAGCTCGAGAACATCTACGCCGTGATCGCCGTCGATCCGGTCCGCGTCCCGGCGGCCCGTTACGGCGAAGCCATGGCCTTCATCGCCTTCCTGACCTCGCCCCGCGGCCAGAAGATCATCGGCGAGTTCCGGGGCCGGGCCGGCCGCCCGCTGTTCGAGCCGCTGGCCGGCGTCGCCGGGGTGGACCTGGTCAAATGA
- a CDS encoding ABC transporter permease produces MIVRELALAIWISLKTSGLAALIASALAVPFALFLAGRDFRGKKLVLVVNQTWMAAPTVVIGLLFYSLLSRSGPLGGLGLLYTQTAMTVGQIFLVLPLVTGFSYTALRQVDRRARQTALTLGASGRQAGWIVLREARFPLLVAVLAGFARAVSEVGIAMMLGGNIRGATRNITTSIALETAKGEFRNGVILGALLLVITLGINVLVQAGLRGRDGES; encoded by the coding sequence ATGATCGTCCGCGAGCTGGCCCTGGCGATCTGGATCTCGCTCAAGACGAGCGGGCTGGCCGCCCTGATAGCCAGCGCCCTCGCCGTGCCGTTCGCGCTCTTCCTGGCCGGCCGCGATTTCCGCGGCAAGAAGCTCGTCCTCGTCGTCAACCAGACCTGGATGGCCGCCCCCACGGTCGTCATCGGCCTGCTCTTCTATTCGCTGCTCAGCCGCAGCGGGCCCCTGGGCGGGCTCGGCCTTCTCTACACGCAAACGGCCATGACCGTCGGCCAGATCTTCCTCGTCCTGCCGCTCGTCACCGGATTCTCGTACACCGCCCTGCGGCAGGTCGATCGCCGGGCCCGCCAGACCGCGCTGACCCTCGGCGCCAGCGGCCGCCAGGCCGGCTGGATCGTCCTCCGCGAGGCCCGCTTCCCGCTTCTCGTGGCCGTCCTGGCCGGCTTCGCCCGGGCCGTCTCCGAGGTCGGCATCGCCATGATGCTGGGCGGCAACATCCGCGGCGCCACCCGCAACATCACGACCTCGATCGCCCTCGAGACGGCCAAGGGCGAGTTCCGCAACGGCGTCATCCTCGGCGCCCTGCTCCTGGTCATCACCCTGGGCATCAACGTCCTCGTCCAGGCGGGCCTGCGCGGGCGCGACGGGGAGTCCTGA
- the glp gene encoding gephyrin-like molybdotransferase Glp, with the protein MIEYADARALVIAAARSLPAEAVPLAAALGRTLARDIRAPEPVPPFTKAAMDGYAVRAEDTRPAAGGPEAGARGAVSLDVLEDLPAGRTSRRIVGPGQAVRIMTGAPLPRGADAVVMVEDTEASGLTVQVRRGVKPGDNVGLAGEDLGKGDLVLARGTLIGPAEIGLLAAAGRARVPVVRQPRLAVIATGDEIVEPGERKRAGQIRNSNGPALTAMARQAGADAAYLGIARDRNASLAARLARTRGADVVVLSGGVSVGDYDLVKAELEASGVKPVFWKVRIKPGKPVFFGVRGRQLVFGLPGNPTSSLVTFLLFVRPALDRLLGRAAAGPERATAVLDAAIAAKPGRMQFLRGRLAGRGPVLKVTPYEDQRSGVLRSMVHGRVLIVVPADAARLEAGSEVEILYTDGR; encoded by the coding sequence ATGATCGAATACGCCGATGCCCGCGCCCTGGTCATCGCCGCGGCCAGATCCCTGCCGGCGGAGGCCGTCCCTCTGGCCGCGGCCCTGGGCCGCACCCTGGCCCGGGACATCAGGGCCCCCGAGCCCGTGCCGCCGTTCACCAAGGCGGCCATGGACGGCTACGCCGTCCGGGCCGAGGACACGCGCCCGGCCGCGGGCGGGCCCGAGGCCGGGGCCCGGGGCGCCGTCTCGCTCGACGTCCTCGAGGACCTGCCGGCCGGCCGGACCTCCCGCAGGATCGTCGGCCCCGGCCAGGCCGTGCGCATCATGACCGGCGCGCCCCTGCCCCGCGGCGCCGACGCCGTCGTCATGGTCGAGGATACCGAGGCCTCCGGCCTCACGGTCCAGGTGCGGCGCGGGGTCAAGCCCGGCGACAACGTCGGCCTGGCCGGCGAGGACCTGGGGAAAGGCGATCTCGTGCTGGCCCGGGGGACGCTCATCGGCCCGGCCGAGATCGGCCTGCTGGCCGCGGCCGGCCGGGCCCGCGTGCCGGTCGTCCGGCAGCCCCGGCTGGCGGTCATCGCCACGGGCGACGAGATCGTCGAGCCCGGCGAGCGCAAGCGCGCGGGCCAGATACGAAACTCCAACGGCCCGGCCCTGACGGCCATGGCCCGGCAGGCCGGCGCCGACGCGGCCTACCTCGGCATCGCCCGCGACCGCAACGCCTCGCTCGCGGCCCGGCTGGCCCGGACCAGGGGCGCCGACGTCGTCGTCCTGTCGGGCGGCGTCTCGGTCGGCGACTACGACCTGGTCAAGGCCGAGCTCGAGGCCTCCGGCGTCAAGCCCGTCTTCTGGAAGGTCCGAATCAAGCCGGGCAAGCCCGTTTTCTTCGGCGTCCGGGGCCGGCAGCTGGTCTTCGGCCTGCCCGGCAACCCGACCAGCTCCCTGGTGACGTTCCTGCTCTTCGTCCGGCCGGCCCTCGACCGCCTCCTCGGCCGCGCCGCGGCGGGGCCGGAGAGGGCGACGGCCGTCCTCGACGCGGCCATCGCGGCCAAGCCCGGCCGGATGCAGTTCCTGCGGGGCCGGCTGGCCGGCCGGGGCCCGGTCCTCAAGGTCACGCCCTACGAGGACCAGCGCAGCGGCGTGCTGCGGTCCATGGTCCACGGCCGCGTCCTAATCGTCGTCCCGGCCGACGCGGCCCGGCTCGAGGCCGGCAGCGAGGTCGAGATCCTCTACACGGACGGACGGTAG
- a CDS encoding MogA/MoaB family molybdenum cofactor biosynthesis protein, whose translation MKVGILTVSDKGARGEREDKSGPAIREMIEAAGGQVVRTKIVADEPDDIRAALVAWSDEGLDLVLTTGGTGFSPRDRTPEATRAVIERETPGLPEAMRRAGAEKTPAAMLSRAAAGIRGSTLIVNLPGSEKAVRESLAAILPALPHGIDVLKGAVSECGSTRRH comes from the coding sequence ATGAAGGTCGGCATTCTCACCGTGAGCGACAAGGGCGCGCGGGGCGAGCGCGAGGACAAGAGCGGCCCGGCCATCCGCGAGATGATCGAGGCCGCGGGCGGCCAGGTCGTCCGGACGAAGATCGTGGCCGACGAGCCCGACGACATCCGGGCGGCGCTCGTCGCCTGGTCGGACGAGGGCCTGGACCTCGTTTTGACGACCGGCGGCACGGGCTTCAGCCCGCGCGACCGGACGCCCGAGGCCACCAGGGCCGTCATCGAGCGCGAAACCCCGGGCCTGCCGGAAGCCATGCGCCGGGCCGGGGCGGAGAAGACGCCGGCGGCCATGCTCAGCCGGGCGGCGGCCGGCATCCGCGGCTCGACGCTCATCGTCAACCTGCCGGGGAGCGAGAAGGCCGTGCGGGAAAGCCTGGCCGCGATCCTGCCGGCCCTGCCCCACGGGATCGACGTCCTCAAGGGCGCGGTCTCGGAGTGCGGGTCAACGCGCCGTCACTGA
- a CDS encoding peptide chain release factor-like protein: MATFGVGPEKEQALAERMARLGIREDDLVEKFIRSGGHGGQNVNKVATCVYLKHLPTGTEVKCQQERSQALNRFLARRILADKIESAILGKESEEEQRIARIRRQKRKRSKRAKEKMLADKRRVAEKKKGRGFKPDLAGD, translated from the coding sequence ATGGCCACATTCGGCGTCGGACCCGAAAAAGAGCAGGCCCTGGCGGAGCGGATGGCCCGGCTCGGCATCCGCGAGGACGACCTGGTCGAAAAGTTCATCCGCTCGGGTGGCCACGGCGGCCAGAACGTCAACAAGGTCGCGACCTGCGTCTATCTCAAGCACCTGCCGACCGGCACCGAGGTCAAGTGCCAGCAGGAGCGCTCCCAGGCCCTCAACCGGTTCCTGGCCCGCCGCATCCTGGCCGACAAGATCGAGTCGGCTATCCTCGGGAAAGAGAGCGAAGAGGAGCAGCGGATCGCCAGGATCCGCCGCCAGAAGAGGAAGCGCTCCAAGCGGGCCAAGGAGAAGATGCTGGCCGACAAGCGCCGCGTCGCCGAGAAGAAGAAGGGCCGCGGCTTCAAGCCCGACCTGGCCGGCGACTGA
- the moaA gene encoding GTP 3',8-cyclase MoaA: MSGPKVLRISVTDRCDLRCVYCMPEAGVPLVPMGDMLSYEEIAVIARAAMAAGVRRFRLTGGEPLARRGLAALVRLLAGLGPDDLALTTNGLRLAEHAGELREAGLRRVTVSLDTLRPDRFEAITRRTGLDRILAGIEAARAAGLAPVKVNTVVIRGVNDDEIPDFVRFADRQGLELRFIELMPTSGLTSDCKELGAWRPALFVKGEEVRARIEEAFGPLEKLPGGGGVAQVCRLDRPGVRARLGFITPISEPFCRGCERLRLGPDGRLRICLFDRGGLDLRQALRRDKAGPAELEALFRAAFEAKTTWERGAIESLSSDMFRIGG, translated from the coding sequence TTGAGCGGGCCTAAGGTCCTGCGCATCTCGGTCACGGACCGCTGCGACCTGCGCTGCGTCTACTGCATGCCGGAGGCAGGCGTGCCGCTCGTCCCCATGGGCGACATGCTGAGCTACGAAGAGATCGCGGTCATCGCCCGGGCGGCCATGGCGGCGGGAGTGCGGCGCTTCCGGCTGACCGGGGGCGAGCCGCTGGCCCGGCGCGGCCTCGCGGCGCTGGTCCGGCTGCTGGCCGGGCTCGGGCCCGACGACCTGGCGCTGACGACCAACGGCCTGCGCCTGGCCGAGCACGCCGGCGAGCTCCGGGAGGCCGGGCTGCGGCGGGTCACGGTCAGCCTGGACACGCTCCGGCCGGACCGGTTCGAAGCCATCACCCGGCGGACAGGGCTCGACCGCATCCTGGCCGGGATCGAGGCGGCCCGCGCGGCCGGCCTGGCCCCGGTCAAGGTCAACACGGTCGTCATCCGCGGCGTCAACGACGACGAGATCCCCGATTTCGTCCGGTTCGCGGACCGGCAGGGCCTGGAGCTCCGCTTCATCGAGCTCATGCCGACGAGCGGCCTGACCTCCGACTGCAAGGAGCTGGGCGCCTGGCGGCCGGCCCTCTTCGTCAAGGGCGAGGAGGTCCGGGCCCGGATCGAAGAGGCTTTCGGGCCGCTCGAAAAGCTCCCGGGCGGGGGCGGCGTGGCGCAAGTCTGTCGGCTCGACCGGCCCGGCGTCCGGGCCCGGCTCGGCTTCATCACCCCCATCTCCGAGCCTTTCTGCCGCGGCTGCGAGAGGCTGCGGCTCGGCCCGGACGGCCGGTTGAGGATCTGCCTGTTCGACCGCGGCGGCCTCGACCTGCGGCAAGCCCTGCGCCGGGACAAGGCCGGGCCGGCGGAGCTGGAGGCCCTGTTCCGGGCGGCGTTCGAGGCCAAGACGACTTGGGAGCGCGGCGCGATCGAGAGCCTGTCGAGCGACATGTTCAGGATCGGAGGCTGA
- a CDS encoding MOSC domain-containing protein, giving the protein MSPAAGGAGTSGTIVAVNTSPKKGQMKRPVASVEITAGRGIEGDAHRDFGRRQVSLLAIEDIEAQKALAGAGAAGIEIGPGAFAENLTTRGLDLASLRVGDELVVAGTVRLRVSQIGKDCHARCAVYRLVGDCIMPARGIFCEVLSGGAVRAGDAIERA; this is encoded by the coding sequence ATGAGCCCGGCCGCCGGCGGGGCGGGGACGTCGGGCACGATCGTCGCCGTCAACACGAGCCCGAAGAAGGGGCAGATGAAGCGTCCGGTCGCGTCCGTGGAGATCACGGCCGGGCGCGGCATCGAGGGCGACGCCCACCGGGATTTCGGGCGACGCCAGGTCTCGCTCCTGGCCATCGAGGACATCGAGGCCCAGAAGGCGCTGGCCGGAGCCGGGGCGGCCGGGATCGAGATCGGTCCGGGCGCCTTCGCCGAGAACCTGACGACGCGCGGCCTCGACCTCGCGTCGCTCCGCGTCGGCGACGAGCTCGTCGTCGCCGGCACGGTCCGGCTGAGAGTCAGCCAGATCGGCAAGGATTGCCACGCCAGGTGCGCCGTATATCGACTGGTCGGCGACTGCATCATGCCGGCCCGCGGCATCTTCTGCGAGGTCCTGAGCGGCGGCGCCGTCCGGGCGGGAGACGCGATTGAGCGGGCCTAA
- a CDS encoding ATP-binding cassette domain-containing protein — MGGPVYRLEDVAYAYPSGPGRAAFSLEIDRLEIPEGEILALVGPNGAGKTTLLLLLAFLVRPARGRLEFRGLAPWAASDGAGAARRDAVLVSHHPYLFKGTVADNVAFGLRLRRLPEAETAARRSEALSLVELDGWERKPVSGLSAGQAQRVALARALALRPRALLLDEPTANLDASLGLRMEAVLRDAGRAWGTTAVLSTHDFSQASRLADRILYLSEGRRVEFSHENCFSGTAATDGRTSWIEIKPGLRIVFAGRAQGRVTCVIDPAAIRVTAAGDGGAAAPNVFRGRVSRLETTDAATALVRISGEAVFRAAVPLAEIERDGISLSRDVLLTFDPASVRVFGERPGEAQEPQ, encoded by the coding sequence ATGGGCGGACCCGTTTACCGGCTTGAGGACGTCGCCTACGCCTACCCGTCCGGGCCCGGACGCGCGGCGTTCTCGTTGGAGATCGACCGCCTCGAGATCCCCGAGGGCGAGATACTGGCCCTGGTCGGCCCGAACGGCGCCGGCAAGACGACGCTGCTGCTGCTCCTGGCTTTCCTCGTCCGGCCGGCCCGCGGCCGGCTCGAGTTCCGGGGGCTGGCGCCCTGGGCGGCGTCCGACGGCGCCGGCGCGGCCCGCCGCGACGCGGTCCTGGTGAGCCATCATCCTTATCTCTTCAAGGGCACGGTCGCCGACAACGTCGCCTTCGGCCTCCGCCTGCGCCGGCTCCCCGAGGCCGAAACCGCCGCCCGGCGGAGCGAAGCCCTGTCGCTCGTCGAGCTCGACGGCTGGGAGCGCAAGCCGGTCTCCGGGCTCAGCGCCGGGCAGGCCCAGCGCGTGGCCCTGGCCCGGGCCCTGGCCCTGCGGCCCCGGGCCCTCCTCCTCGACGAGCCGACGGCCAACCTCGACGCCTCGCTCGGCCTGCGCATGGAAGCCGTCCTGCGCGACGCCGGCCGGGCCTGGGGAACGACCGCCGTTCTCTCGACCCACGACTTCTCGCAGGCCTCGCGCCTGGCCGACCGCATCCTCTACCTCTCGGAAGGACGGCGGGTCGAGTTCAGCCACGAGAACTGCTTCAGCGGCACGGCCGCGACCGACGGCCGGACGAGCTGGATCGAGATCAAGCCCGGCCTCCGGATCGTCTTCGCCGGCCGGGCCCAGGGCCGGGTCACCTGCGTCATCGACCCGGCCGCGATCCGGGTGACCGCCGCGGGCGACGGCGGCGCCGCGGCGCCCAACGTCTTCCGCGGCCGGGTCAGCCGCCTGGAGACGACCGATGCCGCCACGGCCCTGGTCCGGATCAGCGGCGAGGCCGTCTTCCGGGCAGCGGTTCCCCTGGCCGAGATCGAGCGCGACGGAATTTCTCTTTCCCGGGACGTTCTGCTAACATTTGATCCGGCCTCCGTCCGGGTCTTCGGGGAACGGCCCGGAGAGGCCCAGGAGCCCCAATGA
- a CDS encoding PTS sugar transporter subunit IIA: protein MDKPALHISRFSDYLKPNQVVFDLKSKDKVEAIEELLDVLARQKLIDNKKLVLTRIIDRENLVSTAIGYGVALPHARVDSEGQIAVAVGRSDKGIDFDAHDGQKVHLIILVVWNPTLPGLFNHLFAGLARFLIRPENRSRIMTARDKAELYDILSGIEFRFIHEEKIVSRARLLKKLQEIELKRKKATKEQQKELQKQAAMIREEFDKDVLSRFDRLMERYGFAVADALDGVCQSCNINISTQMYSAMEESNDIYVCENCGKYLVSAKKKKK from the coding sequence ATGGATAAACCCGCTTTGCACATTTCCCGCTTCTCCGATTATCTCAAACCCAACCAGGTCGTTTTCGACCTGAAAAGCAAGGACAAGGTCGAGGCCATCGAAGAGCTTCTCGACGTGCTGGCCAGGCAGAAGCTCATCGACAACAAGAAGCTCGTTTTGACCCGCATCATCGACCGCGAGAACCTCGTCTCCACGGCCATCGGCTACGGCGTCGCCCTGCCGCACGCCCGCGTGGACTCCGAGGGCCAGATCGCGGTCGCGGTCGGCCGGTCGGATAAGGGCATCGACTTCGACGCCCACGACGGCCAGAAGGTCCACCTGATCATCCTCGTCGTCTGGAACCCGACCCTGCCCGGGCTGTTCAACCACCTTTTCGCCGGCCTGGCCCGCTTCCTCATCCGGCCGGAGAACCGCAGCCGGATCATGACGGCCAGGGACAAGGCCGAGCTCTACGACATCCTGTCGGGGATCGAGTTCCGCTTCATCCACGAGGAGAAGATCGTCAGCCGGGCCCGCCTGCTCAAGAAGCTCCAGGAGATCGAGCTCAAGAGGAAGAAGGCGACCAAGGAGCAGCAGAAGGAGCTCCAGAAGCAGGCGGCCATGATCCGGGAGGAGTTCGACAAGGACGTCCTGTCCCGCTTCGACCGGCTGATGGAGCGCTACGGGTTCGCCGTGGCCGACGCCCTCGACGGGGTTTGCCAGAGCTGCAACATCAACATCTCGACGCAGATGTACTCGGCCATGGAAGAGTCCAACGACATCTACGTCTGCGAGAACTGCGGCAAGTACCTCGTCTCGGCGAAGAAGAAAAAGAAGTAA